One window of Microbacterium sediminis genomic DNA carries:
- a CDS encoding RDD family protein, translating to MSTPQYPGYGQDPYAQQPQGPSAPWPEPAAQPYGQQPFPGAVPPAPPQPANPPQHANPYGQPYPQEQVPGYAPQPYAMPDPAAAGHYGQLYQAYAAPAPLPPLTGTPAPQGKRVAAYLIDAAIIFGIALAFILIATAVTFAVDLTAGTIVLGLMYVALLAWALVYSGMQGKDGSVGARAQRIRIASLDTGAPIGFGKALLRNVVLGVTGIVFGLGFFSILFDKTGRNQGWHDKAVGAIVLDGRPQQSPAPQADGATQAHPAAPEAPAWPAPTVDPYATILPEATSSTPAPAADPYAAAPAADPYAPAPAADPYAPAPAADPYAPAPTADPYAPAPAAPSYAAPQPGPAYPPAPPMPPAPAMPPAPSFGPGPAAAAPAPAPAAEPAPVDPFATIVPPAFSAPITASYPQQTPEPSPLSNDAVISFVPGITEDRPAVPPLPADEVSDDTVIVQRRPELKRAVLVWDDDIRHVVSLRTVFGRNPAPVEGVEAIAVRDESLSLSKTHFEVDVDEHGAWVTDRHSTNGVEIVRGGQRQKITPGERIRLETGDTLQMGDREVTIEAIT from the coding sequence ATGAGCACGCCGCAGTACCCGGGCTACGGACAGGATCCGTACGCGCAGCAGCCGCAGGGTCCCTCCGCGCCCTGGCCGGAGCCGGCCGCGCAGCCGTACGGCCAGCAGCCGTTCCCGGGCGCCGTGCCTCCCGCGCCGCCCCAGCCGGCGAACCCGCCCCAGCACGCGAATCCCTACGGGCAGCCGTACCCGCAGGAGCAGGTTCCCGGTTACGCGCCGCAGCCCTACGCGATGCCCGACCCGGCCGCCGCCGGCCACTACGGCCAGCTGTACCAGGCGTACGCTGCGCCGGCTCCGCTGCCGCCGCTTACCGGCACCCCGGCGCCGCAGGGCAAGCGCGTCGCGGCGTACCTCATCGATGCGGCGATCATCTTCGGCATCGCCCTCGCGTTCATCCTCATCGCCACCGCCGTCACGTTCGCGGTGGACCTCACGGCGGGCACGATCGTGCTCGGCCTCATGTACGTCGCGCTCTTGGCGTGGGCGCTCGTCTACAGCGGGATGCAGGGCAAGGACGGATCGGTCGGCGCACGGGCGCAGCGGATCCGCATCGCGAGCCTCGACACCGGGGCACCCATCGGCTTCGGCAAGGCGCTGCTGCGCAACGTCGTGCTCGGCGTCACCGGCATCGTGTTCGGACTCGGCTTCTTCTCGATCCTCTTCGACAAGACCGGTCGCAACCAGGGCTGGCACGACAAGGCCGTCGGCGCGATCGTGCTCGACGGGCGGCCGCAGCAGTCGCCCGCCCCGCAGGCCGACGGCGCGACCCAGGCGCACCCGGCAGCGCCCGAGGCGCCCGCCTGGCCCGCGCCGACCGTCGATCCGTACGCGACGATCCTCCCCGAGGCGACGTCGTCCACCCCCGCGCCCGCCGCGGACCCGTACGCCGCGGCGCCGGCCGCGGACCCGTACGCCCCGGCGCCGGCCGCCGACCCGTACGCTCCGGCACCGGCCGCCGACCCCTACGCTCCCGCGCCCACCGCGGACCCCTACGCCCCGGCGCCGGCCGCGCCGTCGTACGCTGCGCCGCAGCCGGGCCCGGCCTACCCGCCGGCGCCTCCGATGCCGCCCGCTCCCGCGATGCCGCCCGCGCCGTCGTTCGGTCCCGGCCCCGCGGCCGCCGCGCCCGCCCCGGCGCCGGCCGCCGAGCCCGCCCCCGTCGACCCGTTCGCCACGATCGTGCCGCCCGCGTTCTCGGCGCCGATCACCGCGTCGTACCCGCAGCAGACGCCGGAGCCGTCGCCGCTGAGCAACGATGCGGTGATCTCGTTCGTGCCCGGCATCACGGAGGACCGTCCCGCGGTCCCGCCGCTGCCCGCCGACGAGGTCTCGGACGACACCGTGATCGTGCAGCGCCGCCCCGAGCTCAAGCGGGCGGTGCTCGTGTGGGACGACGACATCCGTCACGTGGTGAGCCTGCGCACCGTCTTCGGCCGCAACCCCGCCCCCGTGGAGGGGGTCGAGGCGATCGCCGTGCGCGACGAGAGCCTGTCGCTGTCGAAGACCCACTTCGAGGTCGACGTCGACGAGCACGGCGCCTGGGTCACCGATCGCCACTCGACCAACGGCGTCGAGATCGTCCGGGGCGGTCAGCGTCAGAAGATCACCCCCGGGGAGCGCATCCGCCTGGAGACGGGCGACACGCTCCAAATGGGCGATCGCGAGGTCACGATCGAGGCGATCACGTGA
- a CDS encoding PP2C family protein-serine/threonine phosphatase, translating to MKPILVEGGAATHVGARRSLNEDSHLAEAPLFLVADGMGGHDRGEIASATAIEAFLPLVGRASLSVDEARDAFERARGQVDRISAARDRGAGTTFAGVIVTEVDGAGYWLAINLGDSRVYRMRGGVLEQISVDHSVVQELLDAGQISPEEAARDRRRNVITRAMGAGSSAHADYWMLPAARGDRMLVCSDGMSNELSRDRIAVILRGEAKPQAAADRLVLEALEHGGRDNITAVVVDAVAVSPRMSHEVIDEDTRPRESVAG from the coding sequence ATGAAGCCGATCCTGGTCGAGGGCGGGGCCGCCACGCACGTGGGTGCGCGCCGCTCGCTCAACGAAGACTCCCACCTGGCCGAGGCGCCGCTGTTCCTCGTGGCCGACGGCATGGGCGGGCACGACCGCGGCGAGATCGCCTCGGCCACCGCCATCGAGGCCTTCCTGCCGCTCGTGGGGCGCGCGTCGCTCAGCGTCGACGAGGCGCGTGACGCGTTCGAGCGGGCGCGCGGCCAGGTCGACCGCATCTCGGCCGCGCGCGACCGCGGCGCCGGCACAACGTTCGCCGGCGTGATCGTGACCGAGGTCGACGGCGCCGGCTACTGGCTCGCCATCAACCTCGGCGACTCCCGCGTCTACCGGATGCGCGGCGGCGTGCTCGAGCAGATCAGCGTGGACCACTCGGTGGTGCAGGAGCTCCTCGACGCGGGCCAGATCTCTCCCGAGGAGGCCGCGCGCGACCGGCGCCGCAACGTGATCACCCGGGCCATGGGCGCCGGCAGCAGCGCCCACGCCGACTACTGGATGCTTCCCGCCGCGCGCGGCGACCGCATGCTCGTGTGCTCCGACGGCATGTCGAACGAGCTCAGCCGCGACCGGATCGCCGTGATCCTGCGGGGCGAGGCCAAGCCGCAGGCCGCGGCCGATCGGCTGGTCCTCGAGGCGCTCGAGCACGGCGGCCGGGACAACATCACCGCCGTGGTCGTCGATGCGGTGGCCGTCTCGCCGCGCATGTCGCACGAGGTGATCGACGAGGACACCCGGCCCCGCGAGTCCGTCGCGGGCTGA
- a CDS encoding recombinase family protein has product MVDMIDAEPDARHAHTAAECPQCFVELQRDRDWWQAKPQGARLVGLVVARDDMPSIVQQRADLAAFGVPIDGFRHPAPDILETWEQRLARLINTLRPGDVLVVTDIRALGRDVAEGTRTVAALGRKGIVVKVLSHGARHLHDA; this is encoded by the coding sequence ATGGTCGACATGATCGATGCGGAGCCGGACGCGCGGCACGCGCACACCGCCGCCGAATGCCCGCAGTGCTTCGTCGAGCTCCAGCGCGATCGCGACTGGTGGCAGGCGAAGCCCCAGGGCGCGCGGCTGGTCGGGCTGGTCGTGGCCCGCGACGACATGCCGTCGATCGTGCAGCAGCGGGCCGATCTTGCGGCCTTCGGCGTGCCGATCGACGGGTTCCGTCACCCCGCCCCCGACATCCTCGAGACGTGGGAGCAGCGGCTCGCACGCCTGATCAACACCCTGCGCCCCGGCGACGTGCTGGTGGTGACCGACATCCGCGCGCTCGGGCGCGATGTCGCCGAGGGCACTCGGACGGTCGCGGCGCTCGGCCGCAAGGGCATCGTCGTCAAGGTGCTCAGCCACGGGGCGCGGCACCTGCACGACGCCTGA
- a CDS encoding glutaredoxin family protein, whose protein sequence is MTTSREITMFGAEWCRDCRRTKAQLDELGVAYTYVDLEADPAAADVAKEISGRTNIPVVVYPDATHHVEPSNADVEAKLRELSLI, encoded by the coding sequence ATGACCACCTCCCGCGAGATCACCATGTTCGGTGCCGAGTGGTGCCGCGACTGCCGCCGCACCAAGGCGCAGCTCGACGAGCTCGGCGTCGCCTACACCTACGTCGACCTCGAGGCCGACCCGGCCGCCGCCGACGTCGCCAAGGAGATCTCGGGCCGCACGAACATCCCCGTCGTGGTCTACCCCGACGCGACGCACCACGTCGAGCCCAGCAACGCCGACGTCGAGGCGAAGCTGCGCGAGCTCAGCCTGATCTGA
- a CDS encoding glycosyltransferase, whose product MRPAPEVTVIVPTRDESPNVAPLVALITAALAGRSAEVLFVDDSDDDTPAEIARVAATAGLPVRVLHRPRGARDGGLGGAVTAGLAAAGAEVCIVMDGDLQHPPALLPRLLERFEEGGVDVVLASRYVHGGDGEGLGTRLRVAVSRVSTAVTKAMFPRRLHGVSDPMTGFFLVDRRRVDLAALRPNGFKILLEILARGDHRTAEIPMRFDRRRDGISKATLRQGAAFLAHLGRLRFGKMSIFALIGAAGAVANIGIVWALTSLGMDYVWAAIAAAETTIVANFLLQERFVFADMKGQAAGFWQRFATSFTFNNVEAAIRIPLMALMVETWHISSVLATAITLAIAFLARFVFHSLVVYRPRRPAELATDTGAVRILQQLEDERGR is encoded by the coding sequence GTGCGCCCCGCTCCCGAGGTGACGGTCATCGTCCCCACGCGCGACGAGAGTCCGAACGTCGCGCCCCTCGTCGCGCTGATCACCGCGGCCCTCGCGGGCCGGTCGGCCGAGGTCCTGTTCGTCGACGACAGCGACGACGACACCCCGGCCGAGATCGCCCGCGTGGCCGCCACCGCCGGCCTGCCCGTGCGCGTGCTGCATCGTCCCCGCGGAGCGCGCGACGGCGGCCTGGGCGGCGCCGTCACCGCGGGTCTCGCGGCCGCGGGCGCCGAGGTGTGCATCGTCATGGACGGCGACCTGCAGCACCCGCCGGCGCTGCTGCCGCGGCTGTTGGAGCGCTTCGAGGAGGGCGGCGTGGACGTCGTGCTCGCCTCGCGCTACGTGCACGGCGGCGACGGCGAGGGGCTCGGGACGCGCCTGCGGGTGGCGGTCTCGCGCGTGTCCACCGCCGTGACCAAGGCCATGTTCCCGCGGCGCCTGCACGGCGTGAGCGATCCGATGACCGGCTTCTTCCTCGTCGACCGCCGCCGGGTCGACCTCGCGGCCCTGCGGCCGAACGGCTTCAAGATCCTGCTGGAGATCCTCGCCCGCGGCGATCACCGCACCGCCGAGATCCCGATGCGGTTCGATCGTCGCCGCGACGGCATCTCCAAGGCCACCCTCCGCCAGGGCGCCGCGTTCCTCGCGCACCTGGGGCGGCTGCGCTTCGGCAAGATGAGCATCTTCGCCCTCATCGGCGCGGCAGGTGCCGTGGCGAACATCGGCATCGTGTGGGCGCTGACGTCGCTCGGCATGGACTACGTGTGGGCGGCGATCGCGGCGGCCGAGACGACGATCGTGGCGAACTTCCTGCTGCAGGAGCGCTTCGTGTTCGCCGACATGAAGGGCCAGGCCGCCGGGTTCTGGCAGCGCTTTGCGACCTCCTTCACGTTCAACAACGTCGAGGCCGCGATCCGCATCCCGCTCATGGCGCTCATGGTCGAGACCTGGCACATCTCCAGCGTGCTGGCGACCGCGATCACCCTGGCGATCGCCTTCCTCGCCCGCTTCGTGTTCCATTCGCTCGTGGTGTACCGGCCGCGCCGCCCGGCCGAGCTGGCGACCGACACCGGTGCGGTGCGGATCCTGCAGCAGCTCGAGGACGAGCGGGGCCGCTGA
- a CDS encoding PfkB family carbohydrate kinase yields MTVAVVGSINMDVVARVPRIPGPGETLLASGSSRGGGGKGANQAVAAARAGGVPTAFIGAVGDDADGAQLRAWLEDDGIDVSGLSRDEAPSGVALIAVSDDAENSIIVVPGANQSLTALADAQRALVAGADVIAAQLEIPIDLVVAAAEARGEGALFVLNAAPSAPLLDAADRVLPLVDVLIVNEHELIDIAGVTDRDAAVDALSARVPALVVTLGAAGSLIAVGAERAIVPAFPVDPVDTTGAGDTFCGVLAARLGRGPLSLEALAAAAHAGAAAAAIAVTRVGAQAAVPTAAEVEELLA; encoded by the coding sequence ATGACTGTCGCAGTGGTCGGCTCCATCAACATGGATGTCGTCGCGCGGGTGCCGCGCATTCCGGGTCCGGGGGAGACGCTCCTGGCGTCGGGGTCGTCGCGCGGCGGCGGCGGCAAGGGCGCCAACCAGGCGGTCGCGGCGGCGCGCGCCGGCGGGGTGCCGACCGCCTTCATCGGCGCGGTCGGCGACGACGCCGACGGCGCCCAGCTGCGCGCCTGGCTCGAGGACGACGGCATCGACGTGTCGGGGCTCTCCCGCGACGAGGCGCCCAGCGGCGTGGCGCTCATCGCCGTGTCGGACGACGCCGAGAACTCGATCATCGTGGTCCCCGGCGCCAATCAGTCGCTCACGGCGCTGGCCGACGCCCAGCGCGCGCTCGTCGCGGGCGCCGACGTCATCGCCGCGCAGCTGGAGATCCCGATCGACCTCGTCGTCGCGGCCGCGGAGGCGCGGGGTGAGGGCGCCCTGTTCGTGCTCAACGCGGCGCCCTCGGCCCCGCTGCTCGACGCCGCCGATCGCGTGCTGCCGCTCGTGGACGTGCTGATCGTCAACGAGCACGAGCTGATCGACATCGCGGGCGTGACCGATCGCGACGCCGCCGTGGACGCGCTCAGCGCCCGGGTGCCGGCGCTCGTCGTGACCCTCGGCGCGGCGGGCTCGCTCATCGCGGTCGGCGCCGAAAGGGCCATCGTGCCGGCGTTCCCCGTCGACCCGGTGGACACCACGGGCGCCGGAGACACGTTCTGCGGCGTCCTCGCCGCGCGGCTCGGGCGCGGCCCGCTCTCGCTGGAGGCGCTCGCCGCCGCGGCCCACGCCGGTGCGGCGGCCGCCGCCATCGCGGTCACGCGCGTGGGCGCCCAGGCCGCGGTGCCGACGGCGGCGGAGGTCGAGGAGCTGCTGGCCTGA